AGATCGATCTGACGTCTTTTACAATCTCGAACACCTCAAAAATGTTCATTCAAAATTAGCGCGAATATTCTCTTAAATTTATAACTGCCAGCTCTCTctaacatacaaaaaaagttcTAGGTTCTTCGGCAACCTTTGACATAAGCGCCATCTAACCGTACTTGCGTGAATCAATTCACACTGTACGACACGACTAAACGAAGAAGCAAAGTAGACATGGAAAAGTAGTTTCCAAGAATGACGACAGATGTAGCGTCATTCTACATGttcgagtctcacgggagttttatagttaaaattactCTTATACTTACTTTAATTATGGGTGTTTAGGAAaagaaattattatcataatagtAGATTTTATAACTTCCTAGTTcagcatttcccaaactatCGCGAGCGAACATTGAGTGGGCCCTGAAACGACTGGGGTATCTGAGTCTTACCAATTATATTTTATGCCCTTCTGAAGATGACCAAGAGGTGGGTTTCgaatttggcagtttttgttaggtgggtCGGAGGTCGGAGCCCAGTCAACTCTGGGAACCACTATCCTACTTCCTTAATGCAATATCGAACAAAACCTTATTTTATGAGTTCATGTGTAACACCCGAAACGGTGGAAGGACTTTGTACTTACTTCTCTCCCTGCGCGATCTGCGGTCACGGTCGCGGTCCCGCTCGCGGTCGCGCTCGTCGTGGCGGCTGCTCTTCTCTTCACGGCTCGACCTACAAGATAATAGGGTAAtgacattttttagggttccatacccaaagggtaaaaacgggaccctattactaagactccgctgtccgtccgtccgtctatcaccaggctgtatttcatgaaccgtgatagctagacagttgaaattttcacagttgatgtatttctgttgccgctataacaacaaatactaaaaatagaataaaataaatacttaagtggggctcccatacaacaaacttgattttttgccgttttttgcgcaattcccttcgtgcgcgagtccgactcgcacttggccggtttttcatgaatgggtatcaatcgatcaggtttgttttgaggataaaatgtctgtatgggacccattatcTTAAAGCAATggaaaagtcacaaatgatggtcaaagtctggcacccgcactttactgacgaaaaccctctaacaaaatggcaatacatcgtgacgtcaccatgtaacgtcgctattgcttaaaACAAGAACTTGAGCATGCAACAATGTCAACTTACCGATGACGCTCCCTGTCCTTATCCCTCTCCTTGTCCCTGTCGCTCTTATCATCCTTCTTGTCCCGCTCCTTATCCCTGTCTCCGCGATCTCGTTCTTTGTCTCTTTCCATCCGTTCCCTGTCTCGCCGGTCGGAGCCGAGCCCGCCGCCGCGGGCGCTGCGCTCTCTGTCTCGCTCTTCGCGACGCTTCTTCTCTTTCTCTTGCAGTTCCTTTTCACGAGACTCCATCATTTCTTCGTAGGCTTGACGGAGTTTGAAGTAGCTGCAAAGAGTGCAATGACAAGTGTTGACTTTAAGATagacatcatagagtaacttatactagagcggtactgtcatagtaaattttgtaaccccagtaaattcactgccatctgtcgacacactttaaaactaaaaataaatatttataaaaatacgataaaatgtatttaaatatggataaatgattttttatttgcattaattatttttatatgattttgacccatgttctttcactggtatgcgttaaatttataaataacaaacgaaacagtcaacgccctctatacgagtgtaggccaaaactagtggcgccatctgatcgagaatcaaattttcgtgattttcgaggcacgttttttccttagactgtatccatctattacggagttatatctatctttgatagacATAGAgaactatttaaataataacaaaatcgtcATTGAAATAATATGGTCCAAAATAAGATTTGTACATTGTATGTATTTGCAAATGTTGTAGGCTCTGAGAATACAATGTTGCTCTTGGTAGTGGTGACTCAAGATTTTGTTTCACTATTGCTCGCGAATGTTTCGTCGAAGTCGGTTGAAAAAGTAGTCTTATTCATCAGAATAGTCACAATAGCATTGACGCTACGGCGGAACACAGGACACAGACAATTTGGAAGGATGTGCAAGGGCGTCTTCATTATGCAGTCAGTACTGCCCTGTAATAACCCTTCCTCTTGGCATTGCCATGGTCAGCCAATGAATTAAGACTTACCCAACATGCTGCTTCCCGGAGAGGTGGTCATCGATACGCTGCTGAGCGTCACCAACGATGAGGAAGGCGCCGCACACCGGGCACACCTCCATCTGCTTCTCTTGGGCGGCAGCCAGCTCCGCGGTCATGGACCAATGGCTGCAAACATAATAAGTCAGTTACCTTCTTCTAGCCGGTGTCATAACAGATCATGGATCATTTAACAAACAGATACAGACAGTATCCTATGCTGAGGACTCATGTGGTGCTGGAATGCAGCGTAGGGACTCCATACAGGCCAAAACATCTCTGATCTCTGAGAGGTCCTATTCAACATTAGGATTCCTTGAGGAGTTTGTTCGGTTGGACTAGCCTGcccatacctacctacctataggcAAAGTAGATTGGTAGAGTAGGGTATTTGTTacatcatttattttttactataccAGCTCATTTAGGCTttctttattattcaaaaactgatgagaaagtggcATTTTAACCagaagagtggcaaagtaatgatgcaaattttgagttggtGTAGTACACTTGGTACCTCATGTTGGCTgatggaattgacttttaaccCTGGGTCTAGATTtttgagttatgatgatgatgatgatgatgacgcatTCCTGTTATCCTTtattagggacatagggctcgcagaagaatcctcCATTTGTCATGATCTTGACACTAGTACTTGTGTACTTGACACTAGTACAagtccagttgagccagcctctTTCTCAACTGAAATTAATCCTCTCTCtgaatttcaaaatttttaataGCATTAATTTGTTACCTGTTTTCCTGTTGTTTCAGTAAGGTGTCCTTCTCTTCTTTGAGCCGGTCACACAGCTTCATAAGGCCCTGGGCTTGTTCTACATCGCCTCTCGTACCCGCCTCCTCAGCTTCTTGGACCAACGCCTGTACCTTCTCAGAGAGGAGTTGGACCTGTCAAGATGATTATGCATTAGATATTTGGATTATTCCCAGTTATGACAATGGTTTTGGATTGACAATCAATGGAGTTCTATCTAATTTTGTGGATTGAAAGCCAATCCTTTCAATTCAATCTTTTACTGTTAATAATTCTTTGGTAAAAGTAATACGAGCAGTTGTGCATTCAGCAGATCTGGACACAACACACCTCTATGTGCGATGTAGTGTGGCCACGTTACTCGTCACTGGCCACCATACTTCCCTCACTACCTCCCATACCACAAGTGTGTGGCCACACCATATGGAGTAGATAGAATATACACATTTGAATGTAAATACCTGTTCTTGATTTTTCTCAGTTTGCGCCTGGGTCATTGGTGGACCTTCAGGTTTAGAGTTCATCAACTCCAATCTTTGCTTGCCCTTTTGGATTTTCCCTAAAACAGaaaaattataagatgtaaGTTTTTTACACACACAAAAACATGATttcctttatatttatttgatgtaaaataatgtgaaacaaaagtggaggtgggcaggtcatgtagcaagatatcaggatcaaaggtggacaaatcttgtaacaaaatggccAGGCCCAGCTGGAAAAAGAAGAGCGGGAAgacaaagaaaaagatgggcagatgacatcgtacaggctgcgggaaaaaaatgggtggatgttgccaccgacaaagagaggtggagacagatggaggaggcttatacacttggggaccactaatgtgggataaagctaaataataataataataattgttaatcaACTTAAGGGGCTTCTAACCGTGCCATATTTTGACTGCAATATGTGCAGCAACTATTAGTGTCCCTCTCTTACTCACATGTTAGAGAAAGACACCaatatcaattttttaacatgcagatacgtctgcgagcgattcTCCAAATTCCACTAACAACTactacttacttaattttactttttccattttttcctttaatataaaattaagacACCAATAGTTGTCGGCCACATATTGCTTCTTTTATACTTGGACGTTTCTTTATACCCTGTCACACTCATTCAAAAACCTTATAATaactaaattattaaattaaaattatataaaaattacatacttTCAACATCATTTATCATGTGCCGGCAAAACCGTAGAAACTCCTCCACATATTGCGACTTCTTATACGATGGCTCTGCCTTCTCAAAAAGGTCTTTGACCTCATCGTCATGGACCTTGGGGCACACGCCCAGGTCGGCTCTCGTGTTCACAAAGAGGTCATGGGGACAGAATTTCACCACGTAATATTTGCAGTACTGAAACAAGACGTGaaattcaacaaaaaaaaatgatgaaaaagtAGCCTGAACTATTCGAAGGTATGCATAGACCGTCTTACTCAGCAACTGTTTATTCTATTTAATACGTATCCCTTAAGTCTAAATCTCGGCCGTTGTAGTAAATTAAGTTAATTTCAAAATCGGTAATGCAGTCATGCATCACTGATTCACTGCAAACCGGCCAGTCTCCTTAGAAACAGCATACAtaattcaataaatttataacctCAAAATCGTCCAGTGACAAAAAACAGCATATCAGTGTAATTTTAAAAGGAAACACATTTAAAAAGGCTTACCTCCTGGTCTTCCCAATTAGGtttctttattttctcatttggATTGGTGTTCCGATGTCTGCCCATCAACTCATCTAGCAACTGAGCTGCAGCTAACACCGCCATTGCGTTTGCTTTTGGCTTCTACCTTATACAGAAACTTAGATAAGCTATCTTCTAAACAATTAAGAATACATTTGATAGCAAAACGCAAAGCAGAACGTAAATCTGATGGATATATTATTAACAGTTCAACACAGCAATAAAACAAAAGAGAGAATTAATTACTCAATTATCTATGTTCAGCTAGCGTCTATGGCTAGCGTACAGCGTACTTATAGTACTTATCGTAGCAGTACGTCAACGTCGTCAGCACTCGACTCAACCAACCCATCCAACAACAGTCCAATCCAACAACCAACGCTtgaatagataaaaaaaaaagagtacgGTGTTGTCATTTACAGCAGAAtaaaattcctaattttagTCTTTTCGCTTTGATTGTtatagttatagttggtcaagcaaatcttgtcagtaacaAACTGGACTGTCCCATTTGAAACATAGACAgaaataatcatactatctttgtcttacactagtactagcacccaaaagaaaaggttaaatatatatttttttgttcttttttacttacaatttgtattacgtttttttttactgttgttACGTAAATGATTTTGCCTGGCGACCCACCCGTGCCAGATGCAGAATAGCGTAGCTTCGtaagaattatattttttgatataaatCATGGAAATCCAGTAAATAGCACAGTCTGGCAACATTTTCTAGTAATTATAAAGTTGCCGGacttaaaaacaaaagataatgttgccattatatatatattgtttatattcaacagcgttttaatttattgctcgaACATGCTTGATTGTCCAACAGTCgtgcaaagaaaaataaatttaatgaaaatttatagGAAAATCGGATATCGGAAGTACTAAGTAGACTGATCGGATGTCCGCTGAATTgattttatgttaatatttaagttattttggtATCACTTTATTACAGCCCCATAGGATTGTGTTTTGCTTACATTgataagtttataaataaacagcCCTGAATTCTGCACCATGATAacagtttgtttacattaaataCTAAAACAAGGAATGAAACGGAAAAACAGCAATGAAATGGATTCCGGCTTTTTCGAAACGAACATTGtttatatatttcatattattatttctattatatttattttatgttttgaaTACTTGTTTAGTTGACGAAAGAAAGGTAAGCAACTAagcattacaatatttacaatgcaGAATGCAGATGTTTTAACTTAGTTTATTATGaacttgaataataattatgcgTTTTTTGATTGCAGTTTTCCCTGAAACGTTTTCTGCTGAAGGAACATTATTCAAAGTATAAAAGTGCTGCAGTTCGTTTTGTTTCTCTGCTGGGTTTCAACACACTAGATGCGACTGATTACAAATACCGCAGACTTAGAAATCAGAATGTAATGCCAGTGAAAAGATTGCCTGATGTGCTTATTATAGGTGTTAAGAAATGTGGAACCAGAGCCCTCCTGGAGTTTTTAAGGTGTGGATTGTTAGTGGGTTTAACCTCTAGCCCTAGCCACCCAGATATCAATACATGCAGAGACAAATGtaatttagatttttcaaaAGATTAAAGATTCATATTTGAATGGAATGGCATACCTTTTTATAAGCCCCTGGGTGGCTTGAGGATATTATGTATGCAATGCAACCATATAAATGTTCAAGCTCTGTTGGCTGCAGATTTTAGGCTTGCAGCACTACCTATtagagttgtgcatgctcgttcactgaaaTGATCGCTCCCAACTatacaatctcacaactgtactagttcggtcttttagtacacAAAGGGTttactgccttttcgccgaaaattgtattgccgaatttcacttaccAACTAACTTTTCGCAGAAgtctcatttggccgaatttcatttcgcaactttacataatccaacctaacctaaccgaacctagtacgtcattttcatttcccaactatggggttggcaaatgaaatggttgcgaagtaaggttatgccaacgattggtttgtcaaatgaaactttggcgaaaagttggttgccaagtgaaattcggcgaaataaatttcgccaaaaagggagtacacCACATAGAGATGAGTCGGACCGCTTTGCGgtcattgtcactcctcggtccccgctcccattctgtttcgtttgcgtgtagtgtactaaaacgtactaagagcaAAATCATTAGAGAAtcgtgtctttttgattttagtacatgtactacagAAGCCTACTACCTATGTATAATAACTTATACTACACACTCAAAGCATTGTTGTGATTTTGGCTACATGCCAAAATGTCTGCTGCATAGAAACCTGAGTATGTATACAAACTAACTAATAAAGCTTTTATATTGAACAACATAGTATTTTAAAAAGAGAGAGACATAGAATAGTGCTAAATATATTATGGCAGAAGGCACAAATCAAAGTATGACAGATAGACTGACACATTTTGAAGATACACAATATACTTAACTAGCGACCCggacccgccctggcttcgcacgggttacacaaaacctttacaaattacacactaaaaccttcctcaagaattactctattggtaggtgaaaaccgcatcaatatccgttgcgtagtttcacatagggacagacagacagcagaaagcgactttgttttatactatgtagtgatttttaTTTCAGGTTACACCCAGATGTGCGAGCTGCAGGTTCCGAAGTgcatttttttgataaattttatCATAAGGGCTTTGAATGGTACAGGTAAGTGTTTGAAGGAGACTTTAACCTCTAGCTACCCAGAGGCCTATAAAAGGGGCCCCCAGTCcattatattattaatcttCATATTGAGAAATCTAAGTTacatttgtcttggcaagtttttaTTTCTGGGCGGTTAGAGGATAAAGTGCTGCCATATGTTTAGGTATCCTACTGACTACCAATTAATATTGTCTGCATTGTAATACTAGCCAAAAAGACATGCATAACCAACAACTGATACTTTGATCCTGTTATCcaatcttcttcttctcagcATGTTTGCGTCCACTGCTCCTCCTCTTTCATGGCTTTCCAATGTGTTCTGCACGCCGCGCTTCTATGCCAGGTCGTCCCTGCCGTCTTTTTGATGTCGTCCAACCATCTGGCTCGCGGTTTTCCTTCCCTTCAGCTCCCAATGGATTCATGTTATATTGACCTGTCTGTCCTTACTATTGGTTTTCCTTTCCTATGCCACTCTTTActgaaaaattttaaattttgcaagtcaaaaaatatttttgtaattctaTTCAAGTCCAGAAAAAATTGTAACTTgaagcttaataaaaaaaactggagCAATGTTGTGGTTAatgatttttaatgaaatatattcttcaacaaaaaaaaaccggccaagtgcgagtcggactcgcgcaccgagggttccgtactttttaatatttgttgttatagcggcaacagaaatacatcatctgtgacaatttcaactgtctaactattatggttcatgagatacagcctggtgacagacagatggacagcggaatcttagtaatagggtcccgtttataccctttgggtacggaaccctataaaagcAAGCAATAAAATTTCAGGGACAGAATGCCACCAACCCTCGAAGGCCAGATCACAATGGAGAAGACACCCTCTTACTGGGTGACACGGACAGCTCCAAAGAGAGTGCATGCCATGAATCCGGATGTGAAGCTGCTGGCGGTTGTCCGGGATCCTGTCACTAGGGCTATTAGTGATTATACACAGTCGGCAAGGTAATTACACTCACTGCTCTCACACTCACACTCACTAGTTCAATTGGTAGATTGGTACTCAAACTAAAGCAAGTTAGTTTTGGGCTGAATATCttggtttaaaaaatattattttaagattttcttttcgcacttaaactatcgtgagacatatttcaaaatatttatcagtacggtttttactcactattatttttagtcgcttttggcgacatgtttcggattctttgggaatccatcttcaggcacgagtgtccgcggcggttgtacgtcgtgcactgcccgcgccgattttcttttatttttattttatactacgtcggtgaccCGCCTGATGCTAGGGCTCTTACAGACGAGCGACAGTACGCGACGTATTTTCTTTTTCAAAATGAGTAATGACGATTATGATGTTGATGCATTAATTGCTGCAGTAAAAAATACCAATAAGTAATAGCATATATACCTTGGCAAtcgaattttatataaataaataaacagttatACTTACCAATTAGATTTTTTCTTCAGtgcttttattttcaaaatcgggTGTTATTTCTGCAACAACCTCCATCCATGCtctatttttaattgttttattactaTATCCCTTATCCTTATAATTCCATATACACACATGCTTTTTTACTGCAGCAATTAATGCATCAACATCGACGACTGCGCGCTGTCGCAGGCGGTCGCCACCGACGTCGCCGACAGTGTGTCGCGTACTGTCGCTCGTCTGTAAGAGCCCTAAGCAgtcaccatagcctatggacgtcctcaactccaggggtgttacatgcgcgttgccgaccctaacactcgcACCCTCGTTCAGCTCTGTTAGTCTTTAAGACCATTGGATAGAGCTCAATGAGGTTACATTATTCACTTCTCCTCTGCGGATGGTGTGTGGTTTATGTTGATCGAATAATCAGTCTTCTCGACATATAGTACATctgtaaattactttttttttttttcagtaaaacACCTTCACTCCCTCGTTTCGAAGAGCTAGCCATAGTGAACGGCAGCTGGGGCGCGGGCGGGGCGGTGGCGGCGTCGTGGCCGCCCGTGCGGCTCGGCGTGTACGCGCGCCCGCTGCGGCGTTGGCTGCGCCGGTTCCCGCGCGAGCGCCTGCTGCTGGTCAATGGGGAGCGGCTGGTGGACGACCCTGCAGCTGAGATGGCGAGGGTGCAGGTATGCGGCGATTATGCGGAATTTTTCACTTCCAGTCCTGTCTATCGTCATTATTCTTTCTACAACCTCCCTATATCCTTTTTCGTTATTTTACTCCCACTAAGCTGAGACTACGAAAGTGGCTTGTATACAGTACTGGTCAATGGAGATCGGCTGGGGAGCGGATGAGAGTGCAGGTCCGGCTATTTTTAAACACGACGGTGGTAATTGGTAAACAAGCGTGcggctcgcctgatggtaagctaaACAGCCTATAGACGCAACTCCAATGGAGTCATCACAACCACATCGAGTCTGGAACCCTGGATCACTTTTCTTACTCACTTAACCTTTGTGAATACTACTTATTATTTTCTAGTTTTAAGAAACTTGATGCTTTTACACGAAGAAGATGATTTTCTAAcaacattaaacaaaattttCCTTAAATTTCAGGAATTCCTTGGCCTAAAACGTGTGATCACCGAGAAGCATTTCTACTTCAACTCCTCTAAAGGCTTCCCCTGCCTCCTTAAATCGGAAAGCCGTTCCACCCCCCACTGTTTAGGCAAGACCAAGGGCCGGAGCCACCCCCATATCAACCCAGCCACCATAGAAACTCTAAGAGGGTTCTACAGGCCTTTCAATGAGAAATTTTACGAATTATCTGGTATAAATTTTGGGTGGCCTTGATGTGTTGTGATGTATGGCTATTGCCTTGGTATTAAGGTAGTTTGTTCCTAATTTTGTAACGATATCATTTTAATGTAGGTGCTGTTACGTTGGTTTGTGAATGGAATAGTGCAACAACAGCAGAAGTATATAAGTGAGTTAAGAATTTATGACAGTTACAgttaaaaatatacacataagcCCATTGATCTTTGGATTTAGCTTTGACAGTAAGTAGCACAAGATATTATGTGAGCTTTTTGAGATAgggaactattataataaattagagTAACTATAGTTTTTGTTCCAATTTCGGAACAAGACCATAGAGTAAAACTACAGTCTGACAATAAATTGTAGAAACactcaaataccctattgtcactttttaatttctacaatttcttgtcggactatattaattttattgcgaaattAGTGAAAGAAGACTTATAATTAGTTGACTGTATTCGAATTTTTAACGGctagtaagaaaaaaacttcCATTTTGTAAGGGTTTGTAGGTAACGTATGGGTTAGCAATAAATTATGATAAACAATTACATACTCTTctttctagaaaaaaaatacagtaatgtgtttttttaggAGAGCATCAAAAAAGTCCGTATTGACTGTATTTAGGTAGCAGTTCCTAGTTTTTATCGATAATATCATAGATTCCTATTGTCGTTTCattttttaagtacttactataaacagatttaattattattctgCGTTAGACAGCTTTTTGTGATACCAGTATTATCAGTTTGAAAGCACAAATCACTTATTActtgatattattattacttaagtaatttaatatatttaaaacatcACAAAgtgttaataatttaataaagcaATTTTGTTCCTCGAGTGGCAATACCTACCGGTAATTTACAGTATTATTATAGTGTTATGCATCATCTGCCATAAGTATTAGTCTTATTATTTTAAGGCataattttatagtaggtatataggcTTCTTAAGTAACTTTGCCTCACTTGTAATTGATCTGCCTCATTAGTTAAATTAAGTAGTTTATtactatgtaattttttttttgctttttggttATGTGATAGGTAATTTACTTCTGATTCGTGATTTACAGGTGTTTTTTATCTGAACAtctattagacttatattgaccgggatatagaccgtgattaccttttgtattatttgaacatctattgtttaattttattggaCGTAGTTCGGCTAATGGGAACGAACCCACACTAAATATCCATTCAAAATTTTACTTCATGCTTTAACAAGTacctacgattttttttattgtggggtTGGTTCCCGTTTGCAAAATTCCGTCCAATTAAGAAAAAGTTTAAATATTGTCAACATTCAGCTACCTAAGATGATTATCGGCATACACGATGCGCAAcccattttcaaataaaaaatatattttggttATGCATAAACCAATTTATGCAATTGTTATTCATTACAACGAAAATTTGATAAGCTAGTTCAGAGACAAGTAACTAATAAAGACTTCAATCCCATAAGTATGTGCAAAGTCGCATTCATTGTATACTGCATATGTATTTGCTATTGCACTTTATTAGGTTTGCGAATATTTTGCCAGTTAACAGTGGACGTTACTggtcttttttatttacttgtctattacgatttgtaaactttaatagttagTAAGATAGCTTGTAGTGTAATACTTAGTTAGGACCTTGCACTAAGCCATCCGAAAACACGTGCCATTATTATTGCTTAATAGATTACCATTTAAGAATAAaagctttaatatttttagttattaataGTACAGAGGGAGTAATGTAAAATTGAATTACTACCAAGAATACCGTAATGCGGAGGACTTTTGAAATATAGGGTTTTAATACTGGACTATATTTTAGTTCGCATTTTATAGATGAAGTGCGCTGTTCTGTTGAATTAGTTCCTCGCTCTAGCCAAACAACCAATACGGTTCAAATGAGTTAATTACGTAGTtcgaaaattataataattacttagATTTATTCGAGAACGAGTAAAAAATCTACGAAGGTGTTACTAGTTACTCCCCCATTTATCTCCATGCCCCCAACTATTTAATTGTCAAAGTCACCCCATATTTCACGGTACAAACTTGTCTGCTGTTACTATGCCTTTACTGTATACTGAAATAAAAGAGTTAATAAAAATCAACAGTTTTATTATATTCCCTTTTATATAATTAACTCATTGTAAGTTGTTCCTGGGTAAATAAATCGGCAAGTCCACTGGGTTCATCTGAATATACGAGATTGAAGATGTTCCTACTATAGCGAATAGAATTGCCACATCGTCGTCGTATTTCGAGTGGAGCGTACAGAAGTCCACGCCAGATGGAAATGCGGATGATTCCCTGAAAGCAATAGAAAATGTTTTGTAATAGCTGTAGGTAAAGTGTGCAATAGATGAGCATATGTAGTTCAAAGATTGCTTAATTCAACCGAGAGGTCACATAGTGCTTTTAACGACTACTGTGGGTACTTATAGAACTCTAAAAACtatcatatttatttagattCCATTCACTTACAGGTTTTTCATAGCAACCAGTGTGAGCATTCACAAAAAAGAGGGGATAGTATGAGGCTCATCAATGAAATTGTCCTGCAGTAAGCCATAACATAACTTAGGCTAAAAAATACTCACGCAATACAGATCACCCTGAAGTGTGGTGTTGGTTTCTTGGTTTTCTTAAAGTTGGCCACATCTCTGTTGTAGAC
This genomic interval from Cydia strobilella chromosome 9, ilCydStro3.1, whole genome shotgun sequence contains the following:
- the LOC134744346 gene encoding heparan sulfate glucosamine 3-O-sulfotransferase 3A1; translated protein: MKWIPAFSKRTLFIYFILLFLLYLFYVLNTCLVDERKFSLKRFLLKEHYSKYKSAAVRFVSLLGFNTLDATDYKYRRLRNQNVMPVKRLPDVLIIGVKKCGTRALLEFLRLHPDVRAAGSEVHFFDKFYHKGFEWYRDRMPPTLEGQITMEKTPSYWVTRTAPKRVHAMNPDVKLLAVVRDPVTRAISDYTQSASKTPSLPRFEELAIVNGSWGAGGAVAASWPPVRLGVYARPLRRWLRRFPRERLLLVNGERLVDDPAAEMARVQEFLGLKRVITEKHFYFNSSKGFPCLLKSESRSTPHCLGKTKGRSHPHINPATIETLRGFYRPFNEKFYELSGINFGWP
- the LOC134744404 gene encoding luc7-like protein 3; amino-acid sequence: MAVLAAAQLLDELMGRHRNTNPNEKIKKPNWEDQEYCKYYVVKFCPHDLFVNTRADLGVCPKVHDDEVKDLFEKAEPSYKKSQYVEEFLRFCRHMINDVERKIQKGKQRLELMNSKPEGPPMTQAQTEKNQEQVQLLSEKVQALVQEAEEAGTRGDVEQAQGLMKLCDRLKEEKDTLLKQQENSHWSMTAELAAAQEKQMEVCPVCGAFLIVGDAQQRIDDHLSGKQHVGYFKLRQAYEEMMESREKELQEKEKKRREERDRERSARGGGLGSDRRDRERMERDKERDRGDRDKERDKKDDKSDRDKERDKDRERHRSSREEKSSRHDERDRERDRDRDRRSRRERRSSHDRPRRRSRDRH